In Stigmatopora nigra isolate UIUO_SnigA chromosome 5, RoL_Snig_1.1, whole genome shotgun sequence, the genomic window CAGTTCGCGGGTACCTTAGCGTCGTCACATTGTAATATCTTTGTGTGGGAATTTTGACAGATTGCATGACCCAAATGTGCCAGCAGGGGGAGTtgtaatacttttatttttatttaaatgagtttatttgTGTCTCATTCTTTTTTATTACCAGTATATAATGTTAGAAAAGgaatcaatctttttttttttatttggcctaattttattcataatattcctatttttatttatttaaaaaaaatttgaattagATTGTGTCtcattatttataatttattttcccttttgatATTCTCAATATGTTACTTATGTTAAAAAAGTCATGAaacattgtcctttttttagtCTGCCTtatttaattaataataatctgatttaaatttaaaaaaatacaagcatGATTATGGAATTTAAAGGCCAAGGTACTACTTTATTAAGTAAATATATTAGTATAACAGaggtttttaaaatgtccaCGTAGGGTTTGTTTTCCCCGAACGAGCCACATTCGGCTCACCGCGTCCTCTCTGGTTCCGCCATGTCAACAACAACTGTTCCCAAGGTTTTTTAGCGTGTGCTACATGTGCGTGTGTTCCTTCCCTTGCGGCCCAGGAATGGCAAAATGGCGGACATTGTAGCTCACAAAATGCCTTCCGAGAATGACGTGCACGTGGCCCGAAGCTTCCTTACCAAGATTTTGCGAAGTTCCATGAGGTAGGCTGGCATTTTCCGTGGCGTCATCCGCTCGACAGTCCGTAGTAGCTTCACCCTCACGTCACCCAGCGTAACCATAACCACGACCACCAACCTTCTTCCCATTTGCCcattttggtttttgttttctctctaGCCAATCGTAGCCTTCCTTTCTGGCATGTGACTTGTCGTTAGTAGCTCCATTTCTCATCTAGAGCATGTACGCATACCTGTTGacaattttcatatattttatatatttttttcatcatttcagattgtgtataacaacttttgtgtgggaattattattttttaaagtaccaGTATAATTTGAAGGTGCATTAGTGGTTAGCGATCACTGtatcgcagttctggggtcctgggttcgatccccaagacggagtttgcatgttcttcccgtgATTTTTTCTCCGggactccggtttcttcccatgttccaaaaaacatgcttgctaggctaattgtattattaaaaacatgcttgctaggctaattgggtGCCAAAAGACATggttgctaggctaattgtatgctaaaaacATACTTGCTAGGCTAAATATATTATAGAAACATgtttgctaggctaattggatatCAAAAGACATgcttgctaggctaattggctgctaaaaatattgaaatatctattagtagaaaaaaatcaacaaatagtgcattaatcgagggattactgtacattttttgttaaaaaaacgatcttattttacccatttcgggcTTTAATCCTATctaaggaaaatacattttagacatcgATAGAtataggtcataaataagttaataaataaattaatatagcaatacagcgacatctacagcaTCTTAAATTTACTGCATTCTGATTGGTTACtccgtccactttggagaacattttacaCTTTTAAGTGCTTCTAATATGAGTAcaaatatgtgccatgttgcatttgtacaatttttaatgCTTAATAAGAAGAATTGCAATCATCAATAAGGGAAGCCATTtgccgaggttgccaggtatgtgtatggaagttttttttccgGGTTATCTCCTGACATGTCGTTTTTTCCTTCACACGCATCTCAGAAAGAACCAATTCCCAGGGTACGTTCTTTGTCCGCCGCACGTGTCGCGTTTCCATGTCCGTGGTGGTCCGATTGGACCGGGAACCAATCGAAAACCGTTCCTCGTAGAGGCGGGAGACCTGGAAATCTTTTTGCGTGCCAGGCCTATAATTGCTAAGatgttttttgtgggtttttcttGTGTGTGCAGGCGCAACGAACCCATAAGCAGGCCGCATTCGTGGCACTCCACAAAGTTCATCGAAGGTCAATCGGAGTCAGCCAAGACGCAATCGTCGTCGGGCTCGGCGGTGGGTTGGCACGCCACGTACGATGCCAGGTaggttttgtagtttttttggaCCAAATTTTGACCCTCCAGCTCATTCTGTGGGAAATGCTAAGTGTTTAGCATAGCTAGTGATTGACCAAATGTCCTGGAATGCATTCAAGTAgcatattggcccgaatataagacgacaccTTCTTTTTCTAGACaacaaattccatttttatacagaaaagaATGACAGTGCATTGGAaactaatgataataatcataTATTTTGCTTGTGTGTATCAAATTTAAATGCCAACGTTATTATTGGCTattagaatttcatttaaagtattttggtTTTTTAGTCAAGCTAAATTTACTTTGCTTGGAGGACAACTTATTATCATAATGATAATTAGTTATAAGAAAATGGGATTAAAGATGAAAATAAGCCCTGGGCTATAAtctttaacatgaatatgaatattttcatgAATATATGCTGTCTGTTATTAAATAAACCAAAcatctgaacatttaaatatgtaaactatTTGTACAAATATGTAAGTTATTTGTCTACCATTTGTGAATGAAAAGCTTCAACTTTTTTGAATATTAATGAACCAATCtactatgatttaaaaaagtgttCAGCATTCGATTTAAAGACGCCATCTTGTGTTAAGAATGGGTACAACACCCTAGACTCTTTTTCAGTGTTATTCCAAtgcaaaaaccccaaaaaacatcgtcttatattcggatcaattcattttttttattttcaaggcCTTTTTCGAAGAAATAAGGAAGGAAAATtccttattatttttctttattgacacaaaaacaaaggcAAAGTTTTCCCACGAAAAAACAAGCCACTCAGCGGAATGTTTAATGAAGCCAACGACAAGTCTTTCCACCAACGGCTATCatatttcacattgaaaaaaatgtccattacgGCTTCCTTCCCTATGATTGACTTATTTTTCCCCCGCAGTTCTTCATCCAGCGACCTATCATCCGGCTGGGAGCAGacacccaccaccactaccagcaCTACCAGCACCAACCTACGCCGTGTCTCCGACCAATTCAGCTCTCTGGGAAGCATGGACAGCTTAGACCACGCCCCCCAGCCCTACCCAGCCAATAACAACAGCACGGAGCACCTTGGCGGCAAGCGAGACTCCGCCTACAGCTCCTTCTCGGCCAGTTCCGGCACCCCCGACTTCACGCTCTCCAAAAGCAACGGCGCCTCCACCGAGAACGTCCCGCACAAAGTCAACCAATGGGACGCCGGCGGGCGGTCCAGCGTCAATGGCGAGCGCCCCGCCTACTTCCAAGTCCCCGCCTTCTCCGACAACCCCCAACTCCAAGTCCAAGACCTGGCCGGCTCGCGACACTCCACCTCGTCCCGAGCCAGCTGCGGTCCGGTCTGGCACGTCCcggagaagaagaaaagctcCTCCCCttccccgccgccgccaccgtcgtCGGCCCCGCCCCCGCCGGCACGTAGCGATAGTTTTGCCGCCACCAAGATGGTCCTGGCGCCTCCCGAAACCTCTCGCGGGAAGGCCGCCGCCGCGGAAGATCCGTACTCCCGCTCAACCCGGAACAAGCAGCAGTCCCTTTCCAGTTGCGACGTCCGCCAAGGCCCCCCCGCGGCGCCCGCAAACGACAAAAGCACTTTCCCCGCCGTCCAAGCGTGGGGCGCCAGCGCTCCCAAACCGCTAGACGTCCGGCCTTACTTCTCCAGCGTTCAGGAGCTGCCCATCAACGGATCTCCTCCAGGCCGGAAGAACGACGTGGAGGGCGGAGCCGGAGGCGGGCACAAGCGCTACTACTGCCTGGCCGGCGCTTCGGGAAAAACGGACGACGGGAAAAGTCCCGGCGGCGTCCCGGACTCGAACGGTCAGAATTCCCGACAGACCAAAGCAAAGTATCCCGTAGCTCCGCCTCCACAGCATCACGGCAGAGAAGCTAACGGCTACGGCAAACAATATCTGGCCCCCGCTCTCGACTCCTCCCCTTCTCTTGACTCCTCCCCCGAAGCCGCCGCCGAGGAGGAGCTGGGAATCCAGAGAGCCGGCAGTTTACAAATGGACGAAGCCCTCTATCCAATCAGACTCTCCGACCAACGGCGTTCGCTCCCCCTGCATTACAAAGCGTACCACCCTCAGGAGCCCAGGCCCCGCCCCTGCCCCCGGAACACCCCCGCCCCCACCTCCAACGGCGAGGAAACGTCCGAGTCCAAACTATTACGACGCGGCGACCGTTTCGCCACCGCGCTAAAGAGCGAAATCCAGTCCAGGCGGGCTAAACTCCAAAAGAGCATGAGCGCGGCGACCCTTCCCGACGAGAAGCCAGACCCCCAGTGCCCTAGGGCGTCCTCCCGGGGCTCCGCCCCCGCCTTGGCCGACTCCCCGTTCAGCAACAGCTACAAGGACAACTTGAAGGAAGCCCAAGCCCGGGTACTCAAAGCCACGTCCTTCCGCAGGAAAGATCTGGAACCCGTCGTCTCGACGGAAGGACCCGAGGCCACGCCCACTCACCCCTGGAAAGATCTGGCCCCCCTCCCGACCTTGCCCGAGGCGGGAAGCGGAAAACACGGGCCCTTACGTATCGGCGGACGCAAACGGTTCGCCGCAGAGAAGAAGGTCAGGTCCTTCTCTGACCCGGATAAAATCCACCAAGTCGGGGTACGAGGAGAAGAACCCCCGGAGAAGTCCGTCTCCCCTAGCGACGCCTCCGCTAAAACGCTACCGGGGTTGGAGAACGGGACCCTGGGTGGAGCCAcgccccccgccgccgccgtccagGACCAGGGACGTCTAGGCACCTTTGCGGAGTACGAGGCCAGGTGGAACACCCAGAAGAAACCACCAGAGACCAGAGCTTCCGGAAGGTTCCGATCCGCCGACAATATTCTGGATCCCGGCTCGGAGGAGAGATCCAAAGCGGCTTGTTTTCACGAAAGGTCTCGATCGTCACCCTCCGCCGACTTCTACGGGCAGGTGAgggtttttgtgggtttttttcgtATCCGGTTTTGATCACGAGTCTTGAgtcaaagaaagagagagagagattcaaTATTTGTTGTTGAGCACACACACGCCTGGCCTTCAGGCAGCCATTTTGTCCTTTACAAAACCTGGAGATTATCCAGAGCGGCTTTGAACCCGGAATTTTGGGTTTTGAGactctgctgttttttttttttttacagacgaCTCACGACGCTGTCAAAAAGTCGAACCAGCAACTTTCCCAAATGGAGGATAAGCCAGTCGGGACACTCCATTCTGCGTCAAGGTAAATTTATTCTATTGGCTTGGATTATGCTATGCTACGCTAAGATAAGCGTACCGTATTTCctggcatataagccatatttgtctcatttttcgaaccactttatcctcactagaatacccagaaaatgcaaacttcacacaggtggtccgacttggatttgaacccagattcccctactgtgagaccgacaaaaatacacaatgatttttctcaagattttcccttcaaagtaacacatttgtattaaaatcataaatatggagttgaaaatagTGAATCAGGGGggcttatatgggagaaattgtcaaattcaatccatttaaggctgcggcttatatgtggggcggcttatacgccaGTAAATACGCTAGCCAAGCTCACTGATGCTAGTTTTGGGGGGAATTAGAATGTACTTGTTGTTTTCTTGAATTACAAACCCATTTGGAACCCACGCGAGAGCATTAAAGGACCCCACGCCGATCTAGACCCGCATATTTGCCAGCTCTGTCCTCCCTCCCAAAGTTTTCCGGCGGAGGAACAGTCGGGTCTTTCTTCTCCGTTCACTTCAACGCACTTTAACGGCATTTGACACAGCTGTGCCAACACACGCCGTCTCCGGGGTGCCGCATTGTGTCGGGGTTGGGTTTTATTTGGGGCGGGGGGGTACTTGAGAACACTTCCTGGTCACATGGTCTCGAAATGTAGGAGTCTTTGTCCCAGGCCAAAGCCGCCATCTTGCTTTCTTTCCAGCGTCTTTTCTCAAGACAAACTTTGCAtgacaacagttttttttggcaTGGGAGTGTCTGGCGGACGAGCACCACTCATTCCACCGGAATTCATTTGAAGGGGCGGcgcggtggatgagtggttagtgtgtcgggctcgcagttctggggatctgggtttgatcccaggttggagtttgcgtgttcttcacgggatttttttctcatcgactctggtttctttccacattgcaaaaaaataggcTAGGCTAGTCTAATTGGATGCTAAGTTGtagccgattcagggtgttcccccgTTTGGGCCTAGtgattagctgggataggctccagcacccccgcgcgtgagctttgtgaggataagcagttcagaaaatgaaggaatttgaaggaaactagcatggatttttaaatgaatccaCGATTTGGTATCAGCGCCCGATTCGGCCATTTTGAGGCTATTGAACCGtaatgggataggctcctgcaccccgtgcgagctttgtgaggataagcagttcagaaaatgaaggaatttgaAGGAAACTGGCatggatttttaaatgaatccaCGATTTGGTATTAGCGCCTGATAGGGCCATTTTGGGTCTATTGAACCGtaatgggattggctccagcaccccgtgcaagccttgtgagaataagcctGGCCCATGTGTAATATTTAgtatttcttccaaaaaatctGTGGATCAAAACATGGGGACATCCTAACAGACTCTCACGTTAGCTTAGCTAACGTTAGCTTAGCTAACGTTAGCGTGATATTTCCATTTGCTTTGTcttttcaagaagaaaaaacgtttttctccaaattgcCTCAAATTGTATCTCCTGACTTTCCAATCCACTTCCATAATGGAATTAGCGCACAAGCACGCTCACATGCTAGCTAACGACCTTCCTCCAACGTCAGCTCGGAAAACTCCGCCGCTCTTTCACTTTCCACCACCGGGGGCACCGCGTTTCCAAAAGTTAAAAGcgccgcacgcacgcacgcagagGCTTATTTCTTCCTCCTCGCAGACTTCTTGCGGCAGCCCAAATATTCCCGGCAGCTGCGGAGCGGCCAAAGGGAGGAGACGTGAAAAACTTCTTTTAATCGCCGCGGCTGCTGGCTAGAAcaaagggggaggagcttggAGATGATCCTCAGCACCGCCGTGTCTgattaaaagcctttttttttgccgttCCCCCAGCCACGACGGAGACGAGTCCTCGGAGCCTAGGGGCGGAGCCTcggagacgacgacgacgagtcGCCGTCGGGTCACGGAGCGAAACGAGGAGAACGGCGAGGAAAACGACCAGGCGCAAAAGGCAGACGGAAAAACGCGGGTGGTCATGGAGGCCGCTCGCTCGCCCTCTCCTCACTTTTCCCCGCAACGGCTCAGCGACAAGccgccgccggcggcggcgtcgcTCAACGAGCCAGACTTCCGCGGGTGAGTCTgactttttcattcttttgatAAAGACACAGTACTTATTCATGTAACAACATTTGGAGGCGTCCGTTTTAAACCAAGAATCCATTTTAaccataggaatgaactaaatacaagtGAAtcaaaaagagccatatgtggctcccaagccataggatCTAGACGTTATGatctaaaacaagggtgtcaaactcaagttGGTtagcattaacgtcaacttgatttaaaGTTGGCTGGACAATTTTAGattgaatatttactttttttaaataaatggatcaaaagaacttgattaaaagcccttaaaattcagttttttatagatctaaaacaatgtttattttagcttttttttaaatatatttttagattttacaaaattatttttgaactaaaaacagaaaacacggattaaataaactggattaaaatccctgaatattgtgtttttttatagatttaaaacaatgtttatttttgctttttttaaacatagtttttagatttttttaaatgatttttgaactacaaacacagaaaaaatgtttagaaaatgacagtattttatttaaaaaaaggggagaatcaggagatttaatatacatctataatcttcattttaatttaatgtgaATTAGCGAGGGAGCACCGTATtctcaatttgaaatgatgCTAACGTAACCTTAGCATTGTGACGGTTAGCTTTAATCAATACTTGAACTAATGTTCAGTTAAAATGTCAAGTACAAAATACTTCACTTAAGTACAGTTTACTTCAAATTCTGAATcataagcagttttttttctttgttttttaaccctttcatgcgCGTATTTCATGACTCATTAGCCGCTAATGCTAGTGCTGGACatccattgctgtcaatggcagtgaaatataAGCCTTGAAAACCAGTCTTGCCACTTTAAATTAGATGTAAATTGCATTAAATTTAATCATTAATAGGAAATTTTAACTACAACCCGAGTGTATACCAGCCCCACCCAAtcaaaaatgtccttttctgTCTTTTGTGATCAGTGGAATTCAATCCAACTTCAATCGAgcgtactaaaaaaaaaatatgattgacaGTCGAGTCTGGCGTCACCGGCGGAAAAAACTCGTTTCAAATCAGCAGCAAATAGCTTCCCCTCCTCCCCAAACTATTCCCACTCATTAATTTTTCCGCCACAGGCTGGAAAACGGGACGGAAAAGCCCGTGGGAGCCGTGAAGAAAGTGCCCGTCAGGATCCCGTGCTCGGAGGGGACGCCGGACCGGTCCCCTACGGGCGGTCCCGACATCAGCAAGCTCGGTAGCTTGGGGGTCGGGGGGCGGGACTCGGTTTTCTCCGCCTTCACAAGGCAGAAAGGAGCCGAGGAACCCGCCCATGAACCCGTCCGGGAACCCGTCTCCGAGGAACGCAAAAGGCAAGACTTGGCTCGGGACATTATGGACAAGGACAAGTCCCTGGCGGACATCTTGGACCAGAGCAAGATGAAGACCACTATGGATTTGATGGAGGGTTTGTTCCCTCCGGGCCAGGAGTTGCTGGAAGGAGCTCACCAGCGACGGAAAGCACCCTCCAAAGTCCCAGACTCCGCCGAGGAAAGGTTTGTTTCCCCCCAAAgtagtgctcggacgtttggtcgccggtcttttggtcaccagtcaaatggtgacagagagtttagggttgaaaccagctctcaaaattatattcatgagagtttaatatatcagtacatttgaccggcgaccaaacgtccggcgaccaaacgtccggcgaccaaacgtccggcgaccaaacgtccggcgaccaaacgtccggcgaccaaacgtccggcgaccaaaacttccggcgaccaaacgtccggcgaccgaAGAAAAAAGAGTCAATGCCGATGTGGTGATGTTTTGAAATTTCAGGGAGAAGCAGGATGGAGTGGTGGAGGCGGTGGGCGTGGCCATGGTGGCCAGCTCCGCCTACTACAGCACGTCGGCCCCCAAAGCCGAGCTGCTCATCAAGATGAAAGACCTCCAGGAGCAGAaccacgacgacgacgacggtgACTCGGAAGACGAGCTGGACTTGGATCTGGCCGATAAAAAGGTGAGCAAGGAGGAAAaattgactttcaaaataaaatgaaactaTCCGTCCGTTAAAATACACAACACGAAAAGTGCTTAACTTAATGCTAACGTACAATGCTATCgacaaaaaacattattgtgTCTATGCTTTTTACATACAGTATTTCTCTTAAAAGTGCCACACTGCCCCCAGTGGCCAAATTGCacaaaataagcattttatattttttagattccGAGCTTTGCTCATAGATTTTTAGAGGGACaaaactgctactactactattaatgaTAATACTGTCAAAATGACATTTCCCCAAATACGGGACGATGAAAGTTATCTAATATAATACTTCTATTACTATGACTGCAGccccatctagtggatgtataacaaaCTTCCGTTTTGTTGCCTTTTGTGTTGGCAGCAAGAACTGATGGAGAGCCTGAGCAAAAAGCTGCAGGTTCTTCGCGAGGCCCGCCAGAGCCTTCAGGAGGACGTACTGGACAACAACGCGCTGGGGGCCCAAGTGGAGGCCCGCGTCCAGCAGCTGTGCCAACCCAACCAGGTGGACAAATTCCGCATGTTTGTGGGCGACTTGGACAAAGTGGTCAGCCTCCTGCTGTCCCTGTCGGGACGCCTGGCCCGGGTGGAGAACGCCCTCAACACTTTGGATGACCACGCCGCACCGGAAGAGCGAGTaagtacacaacaacaaaaacaacaacattcacCATGAtgctaatgaaaataacaatgagcctaaaaagttcatttttggtCACGTGCTGATTGGCTGTCACTATTTGAACCATTTCCCCATTTTAGCTTGTTTGCGTCGCTAGCTTTAGCATGCTGCTATCCTAAGCGTGCTGCTAGCTTAAGCATGCTGCTGCTTGCTATAGCATGCTGATGCTAAGTTCAACATGCTGCTGCTAGCTTAAGCATGCTGCTAACTTAAGCATGCTACAAGCTAAAGCGTTCTCCCACCTTAAGCATGCTGCTAGCTTAAGCATGCTGTtagtaattattataatttttataaatCAAGTATGAATATTGAATAGGAtttatacaaaaacaataaacaacaaTTCAAGTTTACACTCAATAGCTAGCCGCAATTTAGCAACCAATTAGCCTAgcacgcatgtttttgggatgtggaaggaaagcagagtacccagacAAAGCCCATACAAGcctgggggagaacatgcaaactccccacaggtagGTCcagacctggaatcgaacccacgactcCAGAAACGTTAGGAAGGACAGCATCTCCTGACATattagcctttttttaaatgtaattttgttCCCCCTTTAGCGCACGCTAACGGAGAAACGTCAACTCCTGATCCGGCAGCACGAAGACGCCAAGGAGCTGAAGGACAACCTGGACCGGCGCGAGCGGG contains:
- the shroom2a gene encoding protein Shroom2, with amino-acid sequence MEYKVEAQYIDGGGARHWHAAAKVDDSDSRPRDGGDGAWRLLEVALSGGAPWGFTLRGGLEHREPLLITKVEEASKAAAVGLQAGDELVNINEIPLSGFRQEAICLVKGSHRTLSLLVKRNGKMADIVAHKMPSENDVHVARSFLTKILRSSMRRNEPISRPHSWHSTKFIEGQSESAKTQSSSGSAVGWHATYDASSSSSDLSSGWEQTPTTTTSTTSTNLRRVSDQFSSLGSMDSLDHAPQPYPANNNSTEHLGGKRDSAYSSFSASSGTPDFTLSKSNGASTENVPHKVNQWDAGGRSSVNGERPAYFQVPAFSDNPQLQVQDLAGSRHSTSSRASCGPVWHVPEKKKSSSPSPPPPPSSAPPPPARSDSFAATKMVLAPPETSRGKAAAAEDPYSRSTRNKQQSLSSCDVRQGPPAAPANDKSTFPAVQAWGASAPKPLDVRPYFSSVQELPINGSPPGRKNDVEGGAGGGHKRYYCLAGASGKTDDGKSPGGVPDSNGQNSRQTKAKYPVAPPPQHHGREANGYGKQYLAPALDSSPSLDSSPEAAAEEELGIQRAGSLQMDEALYPIRLSDQRRSLPLHYKAYHPQEPRPRPCPRNTPAPTSNGEETSESKLLRRGDRFATALKSEIQSRRAKLQKSMSAATLPDEKPDPQCPRASSRGSAPALADSPFSNSYKDNLKEAQARVLKATSFRRKDLEPVVSTEGPEATPTHPWKDLAPLPTLPEAGSGKHGPLRIGGRKRFAAEKKVRSFSDPDKIHQVGVRGEEPPEKSVSPSDASAKTLPGLENGTLGGATPPAAAVQDQGRLGTFAEYEARWNTQKKPPETRASGRFRSADNILDPGSEERSKAACFHERSRSSPSADFYGQTTHDAVKKSNQQLSQMEDKPVGTLHSASSHDGDESSEPRGGASETTTTSRRRVTERNEENGEENDQAQKADGKTRVVMEAARSPSPHFSPQRLSDKPPPAAASLNEPDFRGLENGTEKPVGAVKKVPVRIPCSEGTPDRSPTGGPDISKLGSLGVGGRDSVFSAFTRQKGAEEPAHEPVREPVSEERKRQDLARDIMDKDKSLADILDQSKMKTTMDLMEGLFPPGQELLEGAHQRRKAPSKVPDSAEEREKQDGVVEAVGVAMVASSAYYSTSAPKAELLIKMKDLQEQNHDDDDGDSEDELDLDLADKKQELMESLSKKLQVLREARQSLQEDVLDNNALGAQVEARVQQLCQPNQVDKFRMFVGDLDKVVSLLLSLSGRLARVENALNTLDDHAAPEERRTLTEKRQLLIRQHEDAKELKDNLDRRERAVFQILAGRLAQDAMADYEHFVKMKSALIIERRKLEDKIKLGEEQLKCLLDSLPVERRLTAF